One Paenibacillus thermoaerophilus genomic window carries:
- a CDS encoding cbb3-type cytochrome c oxidase subunit I — translation MLNDLKDFLLNDFFVTGDPLILGSQVAIALSIVAIVFVLTYFKKWKWLWTEWLTTVDHKRIGIMYIIASLLMLFRGGVDALLMRVQLAAPQLEFLHADHYNQIFTTHGVIMILFMAMPLMFGLFNIVLPLQIGARDVAYPFLNALSFWLFFWGAMLFNVSFVIGGSPDTGWLAYPPLSGLQLSPGVGQDFYIWGIQISGIGSLATGINFVATILKMRAPGMKLMDMPMFAWSVLASCVTIMFAFPILTVTLFLLFLDRYLGAHFFTLDAGGNPMMYINLIWMWGHPEVYIVILPAFGIFSEVVSTFARKKLFGYKSMVFALMSISVASFFTWAHHFFTMGSGANVNAFFAITTMIIAIPTGVKVFNWLFTMFRGRITFSTPMLWTIAFIPCFVIGGMTGVLLSVAPADFQFHNSYFLIAHFHQVLIGGVVFGYFAGLYYWWPKLFGFKLHEGLGKWAFWFWNIGFYVCFMPQYVLGLMGMTRRFNEYDFDMGWQPLNIVSTVGAFLMGIAFIFQVWQIAHSIKFLKKEKTGDAWDGRTLEWSIPSPPPVYNFARLPQVSGRDPWWEEKQRIARGEQPSPLPPLEPIHMPKNSGIPFIMSFFWFVAGFGFVWDWKWMIIPGLAGVVICMLIRSFSYDTDYYISVEEIERTEAKLRGAY, via the coding sequence ATGCTGAACGATTTGAAAGATTTTCTGCTTAACGACTTTTTCGTCACGGGCGACCCGCTGATTCTCGGCTCTCAGGTTGCCATCGCATTGTCGATCGTGGCGATCGTCTTCGTGCTGACTTATTTCAAGAAATGGAAATGGCTCTGGACCGAGTGGCTTACGACCGTCGACCATAAACGGATCGGCATCATGTATATCATCGCGTCGCTGCTGATGCTGTTCCGCGGCGGCGTGGACGCCCTGCTCATGCGGGTCCAGCTCGCCGCGCCGCAGTTGGAGTTTCTGCATGCGGATCACTATAACCAGATCTTTACGACGCATGGCGTCATCATGATTTTGTTTATGGCGATGCCGCTCATGTTCGGTTTGTTCAACATCGTGCTGCCGCTGCAGATCGGGGCGCGCGACGTCGCTTATCCGTTCCTGAACGCGCTCAGCTTCTGGCTGTTTTTCTGGGGCGCGATGCTGTTCAACGTATCGTTCGTCATCGGCGGTTCGCCCGATACCGGTTGGCTTGCGTATCCGCCGCTGTCGGGACTGCAATTAAGCCCTGGAGTCGGCCAGGACTTCTACATCTGGGGCATCCAGATTTCCGGCATCGGCAGCCTGGCGACGGGCATCAACTTCGTGGCGACCATCCTCAAGATGCGCGCGCCGGGCATGAAGCTGATGGATATGCCAATGTTCGCCTGGTCGGTGCTGGCATCCTGCGTGACGATTATGTTCGCCTTCCCGATCCTGACGGTGACGCTGTTCCTGCTGTTCCTCGACCGTTACCTGGGGGCGCATTTCTTCACGCTTGACGCCGGCGGCAACCCGATGATGTACATCAACCTCATCTGGATGTGGGGACACCCTGAGGTTTATATTGTGATCCTGCCCGCGTTCGGCATATTCTCCGAGGTCGTCTCGACCTTCGCGAGGAAAAAGCTGTTCGGCTACAAATCGATGGTGTTCGCGTTAATGAGCATCAGCGTGGCCTCGTTCTTCACGTGGGCGCACCACTTCTTCACGATGGGATCGGGAGCCAACGTCAACGCCTTCTTCGCCATAACGACGATGATTATCGCGATTCCGACGGGCGTCAAGGTGTTCAACTGGCTGTTTACGATGTTCCGCGGCCGGATCACGTTCTCGACGCCGATGCTGTGGACGATTGCGTTTATTCCTTGCTTTGTCATCGGGGGCATGACGGGCGTGCTGCTGTCCGTCGCGCCGGCCGACTTCCAGTTCCACAACAGTTATTTCCTGATCGCGCACTTCCACCAAGTGCTGATCGGCGGCGTCGTGTTCGGGTATTTCGCCGGACTCTACTACTGGTGGCCGAAGCTGTTCGGCTTCAAGCTGCACGAAGGACTTGGCAAATGGGCGTTCTGGTTCTGGAATATCGGCTTCTATGTCTGCTTTATGCCGCAATACGTGCTCGGCCTCATGGGCATGACGCGGCGGTTCAACGAGTACGACTTCGACATGGGCTGGCAGCCGCTTAATATCGTCTCCACGGTCGGCGCCTTCCTGATGGGCATTGCGTTTATCTTCCAGGTATGGCAGATCGCGCACAGCATCAAATTCCTCAAGAAGGAGAAAACGGGCGATGCCTGGGACGGACGTACGCTGGAATGGTCGATTCCTTCGCCGCCGCCGGTGTACAACTTCGCCCGGCTGCCGCAGGTATCCGGCCGTGATCCCTGGTGGGAAGAGAAGCAGCGCATCGCCCGGGGCGAGCAGCCGTCGCCGCTGCCGCCGCTGGAGCCGATTCATATGCCGAAAAATTCGGGCATCCCGTTTATTATGTCGTTCTTCTGGTTCGTCGCGGGCTTCGGCTTTGTATGGGACTGGAAGTGGATGATTATCCCCGGATTGGCCGGCGTCGTTATCTGTATGTTGATCCGTTCCTTCTCTTACGATACGGATTACTACATCTCCGTGGAAGAAATTGAGCGGACGGAAGCTAAGCTAAGGGGGGCCTACTGA
- a CDS encoding NADH:flavin oxidoreductase/NADH oxidase produces the protein MPDLSSEFELKSLKLKNRIVMPPMCQYSVEAKDGVPNDWHFVHYVSRAVGGAGLIIMEMTDVEPDGRITDYDLGLWSDDHIPAFRRIIDEVHRYGAKIGIQIAHAGRKAEDAEVPVGPSEIPVDASFKKPRALTTEEVREMVGKFREAARRAVDAGVDTLELHGAHGYLIHQFHSPAINNRSDEYGRDYALFGTEVIRAVKSVMPADMPLIMRISAVEYIDGGYDLDHAIEICRRYREAGVDLFHISSGGEGPAGKRKPGNYPGYQVPMAKAVKEALNVPVIAVGLLDDPQLANSVIANGDADLIAVGRGMLRDPYWAVHAIRHITGEVQAPRQYARGY, from the coding sequence ATGCCCGATTTATCTTCCGAGTTCGAACTGAAAAGCCTAAAGCTGAAAAACCGGATCGTTATGCCGCCCATGTGCCAGTATTCGGTGGAGGCGAAGGACGGAGTCCCGAACGATTGGCACTTCGTGCATTACGTGTCCAGAGCCGTCGGCGGGGCTGGACTGATTATCATGGAGATGACGGACGTCGAGCCGGATGGCCGGATCACCGACTACGATCTCGGCCTCTGGTCGGACGATCATATTCCGGCGTTCCGGCGGATCATCGACGAGGTGCACCGCTACGGAGCGAAGATCGGCATCCAGATCGCCCATGCCGGACGCAAAGCGGAGGATGCGGAAGTGCCCGTAGGGCCGTCGGAGATTCCTGTCGACGCAAGCTTCAAGAAGCCGAGGGCGCTGACGACCGAGGAAGTGCGCGAGATGGTCGGAAAATTCCGGGAAGCGGCCAGACGCGCGGTGGATGCCGGCGTCGATACGCTGGAGCTGCACGGCGCGCACGGGTATTTGATCCATCAATTCCATTCGCCCGCGATCAATAACCGGTCGGACGAATACGGCCGCGATTACGCTCTGTTCGGAACGGAGGTCATCCGCGCGGTGAAAAGCGTCATGCCGGCCGATATGCCGTTGATCATGCGAATTTCGGCGGTCGAATATATCGACGGCGGCTACGATCTGGATCATGCGATCGAGATTTGCCGCAGGTATCGGGAGGCGGGCGTCGATCTGTTCCATATCTCCAGCGGAGGCGAAGGCCCCGCCGGCAAGCGCAAGCCCGGCAACTATCCTGGTTATCAGGTGCCGATGGCGAAAGCCGTCAAGGAGGCGCTGAACGTCCCGGTTATCGCCGTCGGGCTGCTGGATGACCCTCAACTCGCCAATTCGGTAATCGCCAACGGGGACGCCGATTTGATCGCGGTCGGCCGCGGCATGCTTCGCGACCCGTATTGGGCGGTTCATGCGATCCGGCACATTACCGGCGAAGTGCAAGCTCCCCGGCAATACGCCAGAGGTTATTGA
- the cyoD gene encoding cytochrome o ubiquinol oxidase subunit IV, translating into MAQHQTVSNGHGGHNGGHGGGHGSLKSYVIGFALSIVLTIIPLVVVMNGMLGRVGMTVVVLAAATLQFIVQLVFFMHIREEEKPRYNLMALLLGILLLLTIVIGSIWIMSMNVVAH; encoded by the coding sequence ATGGCGCAGCATCAAACAGTTTCGAACGGACATGGCGGCCATAACGGCGGCCACGGCGGCGGTCACGGTTCGCTGAAGTCCTATGTCATCGGCTTTGCGCTGTCGATCGTGCTGACGATTATCCCGCTTGTCGTCGTGATGAACGGGATGCTGGGACGCGTCGGCATGACGGTCGTGGTTCTGGCGGCGGCAACCCTGCAGTTCATCGTCCAGCTCGTCTTCTTCATGCATATCCGGGAAGAGGAGAAGCCGCGCTACAATCTGATGGCGCTGCTGCTCGGTATCTTGCTTCTGCTGACGATCGTAATCGGATCGATCTGGATCATGTCGATGAACGTCGTCGCGCACTAA
- the cyoC gene encoding cytochrome o ubiquinol oxidase subunit III: MAHATISGAPAHGGQGSVPPGHHVQGGHDEHHDHESLKTFGFWMFLITDCILFGTLFATYLVLRFNTSGGPTAEELFQMPIIIAETFILLTSSFTSGLAVLEMKKGNKKGLIGWLAVTAALGAAFIALEVSEFVHLVHEGATISTSAFLSAFFTLVGTHGLHVTVGLVWMIALMIQLAQRGITPVTDRKVTIISLYWHFLDVVWIFVFSLVYLLGVM, encoded by the coding sequence ATGGCACACGCAACCATAAGCGGCGCTCCTGCGCACGGCGGCCAGGGAAGCGTCCCGCCCGGGCATCACGTTCAGGGCGGACATGACGAGCATCACGATCACGAATCGCTGAAGACGTTCGGATTCTGGATGTTTCTTATCACGGACTGCATCTTGTTCGGAACGCTGTTCGCCACCTACCTGGTGCTGCGGTTTAACACCAGCGGCGGACCGACGGCCGAAGAGCTGTTCCAGATGCCGATCATTATCGCCGAGACGTTTATTCTGCTGACCAGCAGCTTTACGAGCGGCTTGGCGGTTCTGGAGATGAAGAAAGGCAATAAAAAGGGACTGATCGGATGGCTGGCGGTTACCGCCGCTCTGGGCGCCGCATTTATCGCGCTGGAGGTGTCCGAATTCGTTCATCTGGTGCACGAGGGAGCGACGATCAGCACGAGCGCCTTCCTGTCCGCGTTCTTCACGCTGGTCGGCACGCACGGACTGCACGTTACCGTCGGTCTGGTCTGGATGATCGCGCTCATGATTCAATTGGCCCAGCGCGGCATCACGCCGGTGACGGACCGGAAGGTGACGATCATCAGCCTGTATTGGCACTTCCTCGATGTCGTATGGATTTTCGTCTTCTCGCTCGTTTATCTGCTGGGGGTGATGTAG
- the cyoA gene encoding ubiquinol oxidase subunit II, which produces MLMAALLSGCTDKVIVLDPKGPIGEAQKDLIYLSTILCLIVIVPVLLLTAWVVWRYRDKPGRKAAYKPEWEHNTKLEIIWWTIPILIIIALGTVTVKYTYALEPSKPIESEKEPVTIQVTSLDWKWLFKYPDEGIATVNYVNIPEDVPIRFQLTSETAMNSFWIPQLGGQIYTMSGMAMTLYLQADEPGTYYGSGANFTGEHFAKMTFDVNAMPQEEYDEWVKQAKASGNPLTEEGYEQLKIPGTTGTHTFSSFPKGLFEKVVNQYAVGGSAHRHHGAAPGGESESRKEDAGAKGEHAHTPAASPSPSGGSHHAGH; this is translated from the coding sequence ATGCTGATGGCGGCGCTTTTGTCGGGGTGCACGGACAAGGTGATCGTGCTCGACCCGAAAGGACCGATCGGCGAGGCGCAAAAGGATCTGATATACCTATCGACCATTCTCTGCCTGATTGTCATCGTGCCGGTGCTGCTGCTGACCGCCTGGGTAGTCTGGCGCTATCGCGACAAGCCGGGACGCAAAGCGGCTTACAAGCCGGAGTGGGAGCATAACACAAAGCTTGAGATCATCTGGTGGACCATTCCGATTTTGATCATTATCGCGCTGGGGACGGTGACGGTGAAGTACACGTACGCGCTGGAGCCCTCCAAGCCGATCGAATCGGAGAAAGAACCGGTTACGATTCAAGTCACCTCGCTGGATTGGAAGTGGCTCTTCAAATATCCGGACGAAGGCATCGCTACCGTCAACTATGTCAACATTCCGGAGGATGTGCCGATCCGGTTCCAACTGACGTCGGAGACGGCGATGAACTCCTTCTGGATTCCGCAGTTGGGCGGACAGATCTATACGATGTCGGGCATGGCGATGACGCTTTATCTCCAGGCCGACGAACCGGGCACGTATTACGGTTCGGGCGCGAACTTCACCGGCGAGCATTTCGCGAAGATGACGTTCGACGTCAACGCGATGCCGCAGGAAGAATACGACGAGTGGGTGAAGCAGGCGAAAGCTTCCGGCAACCCGCTCACCGAAGAAGGTTACGAGCAGTTGAAGATTCCCGGCACGACCGGGACGCATACGTTCTCTTCGTTCCCGAAAGGGTTGTTCGAGAAGGTCGTCAACCAGTACGCGGTCGGCGGCAGCGCCCATCGCCATCACGGAGCGGCTCCCGGCGGCGAAAGCGAATCGCGCAAGGAGGACGCCGGCGCGAAGGGCGAGCACGCGCACACGCCTGCCGCATCCCCGTCCCCGTCCGGAGGCAGCCATCATGCGGGACATTAA